The Raphanus sativus cultivar WK10039 chromosome 2, ASM80110v3, whole genome shotgun sequence genome includes a region encoding these proteins:
- the LOC108832543 gene encoding protein SGT1 homolog B-like: MYPSSKPGKDWDKLEAEVKKQEKDEELDGDAAMNNFFSDIYQSADEDMRRAMNKSFAESNGTVLSTNWKEVGTKKVESTPPDGMELKKWEY; encoded by the exons atgtacccatcttccaagcCTGGAAAAGACTGGGACAAGTTGGAAGCTGAAGTGAAGAAGCAG GAGAAGGATGAGGAGCTAGATGGAGATGCAGCAATGAACAACTTTTTCAGCGATATATACCAGAGTGCTGATGAGGACATGAGGCGAGCCATGAACAAATCATTT GCAGAGTCTAATGGGACAGTGCTGTCTACAAACTGGAAAGAGGTTGGGACTAAAAAAGTGGAGAGCACTCCCCCAGATGGTATGGAGCTCAAGAAGTGGGAATATTGA